One Skermanella sp. TT6 genomic window, CCTGTTCCGCCATGGTGGCCGGATTGCCGGACGCCTTCAGCTCGCCGCCGGATTCGAAGACCAGGTGGTATTGCGGGTCGAGCCGGATCAGGTCCACCTCGCGGTCCAGGTCCTTGCCGCAGGCGGCGAAGATGTCCTTCAGGACACGGGGGTACAGGAAGAAGGTCGGGCCCATGTCGAACCGGTAGCCGCCCTCCGCCTCGATGGTGGACGATCGGCCGCCGATCCGGTCGAGCCGCTCAACGACGGTGACATCAGCTCCCGTCTTGGCCAGCAGCATGGCTGACGCGAGACCGCCCGGTCCCGCACCGACGATCACGATCCGGCGGCTCATGGCGCGTCACCATGGCGTCGCGACACTGGATACGGGGACCCGTTCGGCATTCTGGAATCCGCTCCCTGTTTGTTGAATGAGGCGAGGTTCGACGTATCTGCCCATTTCCAGCCCGGTTAAGACCGCTTCGCGAGCGAATGGGTAAGCTCTTTCGATTGGTTTTAATCGATGGGGAGTTTGGCGAGAGTCCGCCGGAAGGAATGGGGCATAATGGATCGTCATGGCACGACAGAAACTGGATTGATGACTCCCGAAGTCCAGCACCCTCGCGGCGGCGCCGAGATTATTCCGGAGATGCGGTCCGCCCAGGCCGCCTGGGAGCGAACCGCCGTGGCCGGCCGGCTGGACGTGGTCGCCCGGCTGCGCCGCCTGATCGCGCGCGATGCCCGGGCATTGGCCGACGCGGTCGGCGAGCGTCCCGGCCGGGCACCGGGCGAGACCGCGGCGCTGGAGATCCTGCCGCTGCTCGACGCCTGCCGCTTCCTGGAGCGGGAGGCGGTGGCCCTGCTGGCGCCCCGCAAGCTGGGATCGCGCGGCCGGCCGGCCTGGCTGTTCGGCGTGGCGGCGGAAATCCGGCGCGACCCGCTGGGCGTCGTGCTGGTGATCGCACCGTCCAACTATCCCCTGTTCCTGCCCGGCGTCCAGATCGTCCAGGCGCTCGCCGCCGGCAACGCGGTCCTGGTCAAACCGGCGCCCGGCTGCGTCGCTCCGATGGATGCCCTGCTCGGCCTGCTCGGCGAGGCGGGATTGCCGGACGGTCTCTGCCACTTGCTGGACGCTTCGGTCGAGGCGGGGCGGGAAGCGATCGCCGCCGGAGTGGACAAGGTGGTGCTGACCGGCTCGGTCGCGACCGGCCGGCGCGTATCGGCCGACCTGGCGGAGCACCTGACGCCGGCGGTGATGGAACTGTCGGGCAACGACGCCGTCTTCGTGCTGCCCGGCGCCGATCCGGACATGGCGGCCCGGGCGCTGGCCTACGGGGTGCGGCTCAACGGCGGGGCCACCTGCATAGCGCCCCGCCGGGTCTTCGCCGACCGGTCGCTGGCGCTCGACCTGGAACGCCGGCTGGCTCCCCTGGTCCTGAACGCGGCGCCCGTCGCCGTGCCGGAACGCATCCGGCAGCAGGTCGCCCGGCTGGTGGAGGAGGCGGAGGCGGCCGGCTGCCGGCTGATCGGCCGCCCGTTCCGCGCGGAAGAGCCGGAGATGGCGCCCCTGCTGGTCGCCGACGCCGTGCCTGAGCTTGGATTGCTGCGGGAGGACATCTTCGCGCCCGTCCTCTCCCTGGTGCCGGTCGCCGGCGAGGAGGACGCGCTGGCGGCATCGTCCCACTGCGACTACGCCCTGGGAGCGGCCGTCTTCGGCCCGGAGAAGCGGGCGCTGGCCCTGGCCGGCCGCATCCGCGCCGGGGCGGTGACGGTCAACGACCTGATCGTCCCGACCGCCGATCCCAGGCTGCCCTTCGGCGGGCGCGGGGCCAGCGGCTTCGGCACCACGCGCGGGGCGGAAGGGCTGCTGGAGATGACCGCCTTGAAGGCGGTCGCGGTACGCGGCGGGCGGTTCCGGCCGCACTACGATCCGCTGGGACCGGCCGACTCGGCCATGATGTTCGATTATATAGAAGCCGCGCACGGCTCCGGCGGGCGGTTGCCGGCGGTCAAGCGGCTGGTTCGGGGGCTGATGGGGCGGTCCGCCTCAAGAACCTGACTCCCGCTGGAGCTGTGCCCGATCCGATGCGTTGCGCCGTGGGCGCAACCTACGATCGTCGGCCCGCATCGCCTTCACCCTGCATCGAGCCGTAGGTTGCGCCCATGGCGCAACACGGTGCGGCGAGTGGAACGGCAGGCTTCGTGGCCCGAAGCAGTTCAACCCGATCGGGCACAGCTCTAGTGGCCATGGAAATCACTGCGCGGGACCGCTGAACCGTGGATCGTTCAGGAAGGGATTGTCGCGGTCATTGCCACCGCCCTGGCGTTCCCGGGCGGCCGCCCCCGGGTCGCGCGGATCGTCGTCGCGCTGGAAGCGGGGGTCGTTCAGGAAGGGGTTGTCCCGGTCGTTGCGGTCCATGGTCCGGTTGCGCTCGGCGTCCCGACGCCGTTCGGCGGCTGCCCCCAGGTCAGGCGGACTGATGTCACGCCGGACCGGAGGAGCCGGAACGAAGCGGTTGTCGCGGGTGTAGCGATGCCGATCACGGTCGCGCCGATCCCGGCGGCCGTATCGATCCCAGGGGTCACGCCGATCCCAGATGTCGCGCCGGGCATCCTGTTGCCGTTCGATGGCCGCCCCCAGTGCAACGCAGGCACGCCGGTTCCCGGCCTGGCAGGACCAGTGGAGATCCTCGACCTGGCTTCGGCCGGAATATCCACCCCAATCCGGGGAATAGCGTTCGCCGGTGGTCGGCACGCAGGCCATGACCAGAAGCGACAGGGCGACGATTGGACCGCGCGTGATCATGACATTGTCCGGAAATCAGGTGCTCGTTTACATGAACAACCGATCAAAATGAAAATTCCGCGATCGGGCCGTTACGGATCACCCGTCCACCACCACCTGCACCCGGTTTCCGGCGAAGCGCGCGACGCCGAATTCCAGCGGCCGGCCGGCGGGGTCGATGTTGACCGCCTCGGTCACCAGCACCGGGGTCGTGCGCGCGATCTTCAGGTGGCGCATCTCGTAGCTGTCGGGAAGCCGCGCCGTCACCCGCGTGGTCTTGCGGGTATAGTCCGGGACCCCCAGCCGGCGCAGCGTCTCGGTGATCCGGCCGGCCTCGTTGTACGTGGCGATCAGGTCGGGAAAGCGCGCTTCCGCGAAATAATGCGCCGCGATGCCGATCGGCTGGCCGTCGGCCAGCGACAGCAGCTCGACCAGCGATACCGGGTCGCCGACGGCCAGGCCCAGCGCCCTGGCCGTCGCGGCGTCGGCCGGAAGCACCGTCGCCCGGAGAACCTCGCCCGACGGCGTGCGCGCCTGCCGGCGGATGTTCTCGCTGAAGCGGGTCCGCTCCGTCAGCGGATAGTCGATCACGCCTTCCTGCACGAAGGTGCCGCGGCCCTGCTCGATCCGCACCAGGCCCTGGTCCTGGAGCAGGGCGCAGGCCCGCCGGACGGTATGGCGGTTGACGCCGAAGCGGGCGGCCAGTTCCTCCTCGGTGGCGAGACGGCTTCCGGGCGGGAAGGTGCCGCGCTCGATGTCCCCGTGCAGTTCTTCGGCGATCTGTCGCCACAGGGCGATTCCGGCGCCGCGGTCGAGGTTCATGTGGGCTGCATCCCCGGGGAAGGTTGCCGATATGGATTGTTTACAACATCGCCGCCGCTCCACATACTCGGGCAACGGCAGTCATCTAGATGAATCCCTTCATAGACGGTTCGCAAGGGCATGGAAACCAACATCACCAATGCCCGCATCGTCGGGCGCGATGGCATCGCGACCGGCAGCCTCTCGATCCGCGACGGCGTGATCGCGGCGATCGACGACTCCGCCGGAGACCTTCCCGGCGCGCTGGACTTCGAGGGCGATTTCCTGCTGCCCGGCCTGATCGAGATGCACACCGACAATCTCGAGAAGCATTTCTCGCCCCGCCCCGGCGTGACGTGGCCGTCGCCAAAGGCCGCGGTGATCGCCCACGACCTCCAGGTCGCGGGCGCCGGCATCACGACCGTGTTCGACGCGGTGTCGGTCGGCGACTACGACAGCGGCGGGGAGCGGCGGCGCATGCTGGCCGACGCGGTCTGGGCGATCGGCGCCTGCGTCGGTCAGGGGTTGCTGCGCGCCGACCATCTGATCCACCTGCGCTGCGAGGTCTCGGACGCCGGAGTGGTGGAGATCTTCCAGCAGTTCGCGGACCATCCCCTGCTGCGGCTGGTGTCGCTGATGGACCACACGCCGGGGCAGCGGCAATGGGCGGAAATGTCCAAGTACCGCCTGTTCTACCGGTCCAAGAACTGGACCGAGGCGGAGTTCCAGGCCCACCTGGACAGCAGGATCGAGAGCCAGCACCGCTACGCCCGCCTGCACCGCGACCAGATCCTGGAACTGGCGCGCCCGCGGGCATTGCGGCTGGCGAGCCACGACGACACCACCGAGGACCATGTCGCCGAGGCGGTGGCCGCCGGAATCACGATCTCGGAGTTTCCGACGACCCTCCAGGCTGCCCGCGCGGCGCGGCAATCGGGCATGCGGGTGATCATGGGCGCTCCCAACCTGGTGCGCGGCGGTTCCCATTCCGGCAACGCCTCGGCGGCGGAATTGGCGGGGCAGGGACTGCTGGACGGGCTGTCCTCGGACTATGTCCCGTCCAGCCTGCTCCATGCCGCGTTCCTGCTCCATGGCGTGGTCGGCATCCCGCTGCACCGGGCGATCGCCACGGTGACCGCCAACATGGCCGACATGCTGGGCCTGCCCGACCGGGGCGTGATCGAGCCGGGCCGCCGCGCCGACCTGGTCCGGGTCAGGCTCGACGGCGACCTGCCGGTGGTGCTGACGGTCTGGCGCGAGGGCCGGCGCGTCGCCTGATACCCCTACTTCTTCCTGTCCTTGCCCTTGAGGTGGGTTTCCCGGACCCTGCGGTTGATGGCGTCCTTCTCTTCGTCGGAGAAGGACTTCCACGCCTTCACTTCGGCCCGGGTGCGGCCGCAGCCCTTGCAGACCTTGTCGCTGTCGTACTTGCAGACGTCGGTACAGGGATTCTTGGTCTTCAGCTTTGCCATGACTCCTCGATGGCCGGCCGTTGCCCGTTCTTCAAGCCCCGGGGAGTCCAGTTCGTCAAGCTTTGCTCGATGATCGCGCTGGGCCGGGTCGGCGGCACCCGCATGATTTCCCTGGAGTCCATGTCGGAGGCGTCCATGTCGGAGGTCGGTTCCGACTCGGCCGCCGCCAGCCGGCGCAGCTCGGCCGGCGGATCGGTCTCCTCCGGCGTCAGGAACAGGCCGGCGCGGCGCGCCGCCTGACCGGCGTCGGTCCGGCTGGTCCAGACGGTCAGCCAGACCGACAGGACGAGGCCGGTGATGACCGGCACCAGCCACCAGAAGAAGTCCGGCGCCACGTTCAGCACCAGGGCGCCCCAGGCGAGGCCCAGCGCCACGTGCAGCCCGTTCCGTCCCAGCGCCTCGCGGAAGCTCAGGCCGCGCTCGCCGCGGGCCTGGGCGTTCCAGGTTACGCTGCGGCCCATCAGGGTCGCCACGACGAAATGGGTGTGGAACAGCATCATGGCCGGCGCCAGCAGCATGGAGAACAGCAGTTCCAGGAACGCGCTGGCTCCCAGCTTGCCCGCCCCGCCGAAACCACGCCGGAGCGCCGGGTCCGCCACCGTCAGGATCAGGCTGTAGAGCTTGGGCAGCAGCAGGATCGCGATGGTCACGCCGAACAGCGAGATCGTCTCCGCCATCTTCGAGACCGGCCAGTCCGGGAACAGGTTGTAGCCGGGCTGGAAATAGCT contains:
- a CDS encoding aldehyde dehydrogenase family protein, whose product is MTPEVQHPRGGAEIIPEMRSAQAAWERTAVAGRLDVVARLRRLIARDARALADAVGERPGRAPGETAALEILPLLDACRFLEREAVALLAPRKLGSRGRPAWLFGVAAEIRRDPLGVVLVIAPSNYPLFLPGVQIVQALAAGNAVLVKPAPGCVAPMDALLGLLGEAGLPDGLCHLLDASVEAGREAIAAGVDKVVLTGSVATGRRVSADLAEHLTPAVMELSGNDAVFVLPGADPDMAARALAYGVRLNGGATCIAPRRVFADRSLALDLERRLAPLVLNAAPVAVPERIRQQVARLVEEAEAAGCRLIGRPFRAEEPEMAPLLVADAVPELGLLREDIFAPVLSLVPVAGEEDALAASSHCDYALGAAVFGPEKRALALAGRIRAGAVTVNDLIVPTADPRLPFGGRGASGFGTTRGAEGLLEMTALKAVAVRGGRFRPHYDPLGPADSAMMFDYIEAAHGSGGRLPAVKRLVRGLMGRSASRT
- the phnF gene encoding phosphonate metabolism transcriptional regulator PhnF, whose translation is MNLDRGAGIALWRQIAEELHGDIERGTFPPGSRLATEEELAARFGVNRHTVRRACALLQDQGLVRIEQGRGTFVQEGVIDYPLTERTRFSENIRRQARTPSGEVLRATVLPADAATARALGLAVGDPVSLVELLSLADGQPIGIAAHYFAEARFPDLIATYNEAGRITETLRRLGVPDYTRKTTRVTARLPDSYEMRHLKIARTTPVLVTEAVNIDPAGRPLEFGVARFAGNRVQVVVDG
- a CDS encoding alpha-D-ribose 1-methylphosphonate 5-triphosphate diphosphatase, whose protein sequence is METNITNARIVGRDGIATGSLSIRDGVIAAIDDSAGDLPGALDFEGDFLLPGLIEMHTDNLEKHFSPRPGVTWPSPKAAVIAHDLQVAGAGITTVFDAVSVGDYDSGGERRRMLADAVWAIGACVGQGLLRADHLIHLRCEVSDAGVVEIFQQFADHPLLRLVSLMDHTPGQRQWAEMSKYRLFYRSKNWTEAEFQAHLDSRIESQHRYARLHRDQILELARPRALRLASHDDTTEDHVAEAVAAGITISEFPTTLQAARAARQSGMRVIMGAPNLVRGGSHSGNASAAELAGQGLLDGLSSDYVPSSLLHAAFLLHGVVGIPLHRAIATVTANMADMLGLPDRGVIEPGRRADLVRVRLDGDLPVVLTVWREGRRVA
- a CDS encoding DUF1289 domain-containing protein; the protein is MAKLKTKNPCTDVCKYDSDKVCKGCGRTRAEVKAWKSFSDEEKDAINRRVRETHLKGKDRKK